One window of Atribacter laminatus genomic DNA carries:
- the cas3 gene encoding CRISPR-associated helicase Cas3', with protein MRERAFQEAININQSIENPLFSLNLPTGMGKTIAALAFAFKLREKIHQQSGLLPRIIYALPFLSIIDQCAEVIEEILSFEFPDLDSSLFLKHHHLSGISYIKPDEYFEPDEAKILIEGWNAEIVLTTFVQIFHTLIGYRNQSLRKFHRLCPSIIILDEVQSIPVKFWGAVNKVLKDWCNLSHSYVLLVTATEPLLFEPSQLITLVEKNHYFKNLDRVRIYIHKQESTLEEFVENLPKDIRGRTLFVFNTISSARQAHQLIENHYQKSIEFLSSHVVPQQRLERIKAIRNGESSIVVSTQLIEAGVDIDFDIVYRDFAPLDSLNQTAGRCNRNSLNNKGEMHLIFLLNEKNKLYANSIYDRILLGATREVLDSQDFIEEKDFLGLVDSYYRTICQRKSKKESESYLNALSKLRYQLAADDEKSIKDFELIEEDFPRFDVFIEINDEAKKLWETYLSLKEIGEVYKRRLEFQKIKNRFYHYVIAVPFTIQNQPPLVYGFGYISQSSLDSFYDSKTGYKIQGDIFLW; from the coding sequence ATGCGGGAACGAGCTTTCCAAGAAGCAATAAATATCAATCAATCAATTGAAAATCCACTATTCTCATTAAATTTACCAACCGGAATGGGGAAGACAATCGCAGCTCTTGCCTTTGCTTTTAAACTTAGAGAGAAGATTCATCAGCAATCAGGACTGCTTCCTCGAATTATTTATGCCCTTCCATTCTTAAGTATTATAGATCAATGTGCGGAAGTGATTGAAGAGATATTGTCTTTTGAATTCCCAGACTTGGATAGCAGCTTATTCCTTAAACACCATCACTTATCAGGTATAAGCTATATAAAACCCGATGAATATTTTGAGCCAGATGAAGCAAAAATATTGATTGAAGGCTGGAATGCTGAGATCGTTCTTACAACTTTTGTACAAATATTTCATACTTTGATTGGGTATAGAAATCAGTCTCTACGTAAATTCCACCGACTTTGCCCTTCAATAATAATATTGGATGAAGTTCAAAGTATACCGGTTAAATTTTGGGGAGCAGTGAACAAGGTTTTAAAGGACTGGTGTAATTTAAGTCATTCATATGTATTATTAGTTACGGCCACTGAGCCTCTTTTATTTGAACCATCACAATTAATTACATTGGTGGAAAAAAACCATTATTTTAAAAATTTAGATCGAGTAAGGATCTATATTCATAAACAAGAGTCAACTTTAGAAGAATTCGTTGAAAACCTGCCCAAGGACATCAGGGGGAGAACACTTTTTGTTTTCAATACAATTTCTTCAGCGCGTCAAGCTCACCAATTAATAGAAAATCATTATCAAAAATCGATTGAATTTTTATCGAGTCATGTTGTTCCCCAGCAAAGATTAGAGAGAATAAAAGCAATTCGCAACGGTGAATCTTCAATAGTGGTTTCAACTCAATTAATCGAAGCCGGAGTGGATATTGATTTTGATATAGTCTATCGAGATTTTGCCCCCCTTGATTCTTTAAATCAAACTGCAGGAAGATGCAACAGAAATAGTTTAAATAACAAGGGAGAAATGCATTTGATTTTTTTGCTCAACGAAAAAAATAAATTGTACGCTAATTCAATATACGATCGAATTTTATTAGGTGCAACTCGAGAGGTCCTTGACTCTCAAGATTTTATCGAAGAAAAGGATTTTTTAGGCTTGGTAGATAGCTATTATAGAACAATTTGTCAAAGAAAAAGTAAAAAAGAATCGGAAAGTTACTTAAATGCTTTAAGCAAGCTCCGATACCAACTTGCTGCTGATGATGAAAAATCAATTAAGGACTTTGAACTAATAGAGGAGGATTTTCCAAGATTCGATGTTTTTATTGAGATAAATGATGAAGCCAAAAAATTATGGGAAACCTATCTTTCTCTAAAAGAGATTGGGGAGGTATATAAACGCCGACTTGAGTTTCAAAAAATAAAGAATCGATTCTATCATTATGTTATTGCAGTTCCTTTTACAATTCAAAACCAACCACCACTTGTTTATGGATTTGGATATATAAGCCAGTCGTCTCTTGATAGCTTTTATGATTCCAAAACTGGCTATAAAATTCAAGGAGATATTTTCCTTTGGTAA
- the istA gene encoding IS21 family transposase, with protein sequence MIKYREILRLHSQGVSQRGIAASCQCSRTTIRNVVERAERHEISWPFDKNMSDADLQELLFPEKRSQSNRKIPDCEYVHKEMAKSGVTLSLLWHEYHEQCRFNGEIPLMYSQFCRYYHKYANTTKATMRIKRKPGEMLEVDWAGKTGFIVDNLTGELIPAYIFVASLSCSQYAYVEAFLSMDMESWVNAHVHAFKYFGGVARILVPDNLKTSVDKASRPDPKINRTYQEMAEHYGTAVIPARVRRPKDKPHAESTVGIISTWIIASLRNQQFFSLHELNSAIRLKLEEFNQKPFQKKPGSRKSAFLEEEKALLLPLPTSPYELATWSTASVQYDYHIIVDKNHYSVPYEYIRHQVEVRITSKTVEVFYHNHRIASHIRIRGQEGQIVTVPDHMPEKHKQYLAVNADHFRNWAASIGPHAVIVVNALLSASRVEKQGYRSCTSLMKLADKYSLSRFEEACQRALCYTPSPSFKIIQTILKTGQDRISVQSDRQKATKDNPNIYGFVRGAGYYGGKDND encoded by the coding sequence ATGATCAAGTATCGAGAAATTCTTCGGCTTCACAGCCAAGGTGTGAGTCAACGTGGCATTGCTGCCAGTTGCCAGTGCTCACGGACCACAATCCGTAATGTGGTTGAACGGGCAGAAAGGCATGAGATTTCATGGCCTTTCGATAAAAACATGTCGGATGCAGATCTTCAGGAACTCCTTTTTCCGGAAAAAAGGAGTCAGTCCAATCGAAAAATACCGGATTGCGAATATGTTCATAAAGAAATGGCCAAAAGTGGTGTCACCTTAAGTTTGTTGTGGCATGAGTACCATGAACAATGCCGCTTCAATGGTGAAATCCCACTCATGTACAGCCAATTCTGTCGGTATTATCATAAGTATGCCAATACCACCAAAGCCACTATGCGCATTAAGCGCAAACCCGGTGAAATGCTGGAAGTGGACTGGGCTGGAAAGACTGGTTTTATTGTTGATAATCTAACCGGTGAACTTATTCCAGCCTATATCTTCGTAGCGAGCCTATCTTGCAGCCAGTATGCCTATGTAGAAGCCTTCCTGTCAATGGATATGGAAAGCTGGGTCAATGCTCATGTTCATGCGTTCAAATACTTTGGTGGAGTGGCCAGAATCCTCGTGCCAGACAATTTAAAAACCAGTGTAGATAAAGCCTCTCGACCAGATCCCAAGATTAATAGAACCTATCAAGAAATGGCCGAGCATTACGGGACAGCAGTCATTCCAGCCCGAGTCAGGCGCCCCAAAGACAAGCCCCATGCCGAAAGTACGGTGGGTATTATTTCCACCTGGATCATTGCCTCTTTGCGAAACCAACAGTTCTTTTCATTACACGAACTGAATAGCGCCATCCGTCTTAAGCTGGAAGAATTCAACCAGAAACCTTTTCAAAAGAAGCCGGGAAGCAGGAAAAGCGCCTTCCTAGAAGAGGAAAAAGCACTGCTTTTGCCTTTGCCTACTTCCCCATACGAGCTTGCCACCTGGTCAACGGCGTCCGTACAGTACGATTATCACATAATTGTGGATAAAAATCACTACTCAGTGCCCTATGAGTACATCCGGCATCAAGTGGAGGTACGTATAACCAGCAAAACTGTTGAAGTTTTTTACCACAATCATCGCATTGCTTCCCATATTCGGATTCGCGGTCAGGAAGGCCAGATTGTCACGGTACCGGATCACATGCCAGAGAAACATAAACAGTACCTGGCTGTAAATGCTGATCATTTTAGGAATTGGGCTGCTTCCATTGGACCTCATGCCGTCATTGTGGTGAATGCTCTTTTGTCAGCATCAAGAGTTGAGAAACAAGGTTACCGTTCTTGTACATCGCTTATGAAACTCGCTGACAAGTATTCTTTATCCCGCTTTGAAGAAGCGTGCCAGCGGGCACTTTGTTACACGCCCAGTCCGAGTTTCAAAATCATCCAGACCATCCTCAAAACCGGTCAGGATAGAATATCAGTCCAATCAGATCGACAAAAAGCGACAAAAGACAATCCCAACATCTACGGATTTGTCCGGGGTGCCGGCTACTATGGAGGAAAAGACAATGATTAA
- the cas4 gene encoding CRISPR-associated protein Cas4: MVKINGTMINYYSICHRSVWYLIHGLEAAQDHPFLEIGRFITQESFARSKKEVVFDNLKIDLVKKENNDVVVAEIKKSSKAKKTAQLQLAYYLYRLKEIGITARGELLFPKEKKREKMVLSEELENMLKTTILEIEKISNMEKPPELKKIPYCRNCAYRDFCWC, translated from the coding sequence TTGGTAAAAATTAATGGAACTATGATTAATTATTATTCAATATGTCACCGTTCGGTATGGTATCTCATTCATGGATTAGAAGCTGCCCAGGACCATCCTTTTTTGGAAATTGGTCGCTTTATTACTCAAGAATCATTTGCTCGTTCAAAAAAAGAGGTCGTTTTTGATAATTTAAAAATTGATTTAGTAAAAAAAGAAAATAATGATGTTGTAGTAGCAGAGATTAAAAAGTCCTCTAAAGCCAAAAAGACTGCCCAACTTCAATTAGCTTACTATCTTTATCGTTTAAAAGAAATTGGAATAACAGCACGAGGAGAGTTGCTATTCCCCAAAGAAAAGAAAAGGGAAAAAATGGTTTTATCTGAGGAACTTGAGAATATGCTAAAAACTACTATTCTGGAAATTGAAAAGATTTCAAATATGGAAAAACCACCAGAATTGAAAAAGATACCTTATTGTCGAAATTGTGCTTATCGAGATTTTTGTTGGTGTTAA